The sequence below is a genomic window from Rhodococcus sp. 4CII.
CGCGCCGAGATCGAGGACCTCGACCCCGACGACGTCGCGGCGGCCGAGGAACTGTCGACCGCGGTGCTCGCACTCGCCGGGCGTGCCGACCCCGGCACCCTGCCGTCCTGGCTCGGGCAGCTGCCGCTCCCGGACATCGAAGGGGAGTTGCGTGGCGCGGACGAATTGCTGTTGCCCGGTGCGCCTCTCGCCGGCATCCTCGTGGACGACTCGCCGTTCGCGAGCGTGGACGCGTCGTTCGCCGAGCGGGTGGGAGAGGACGCCCTCCGGGCGGTGGGCGTGGGCTGGGGCTTCACCGTGCTGCGCGCGGAACTTCCCACCGGCCCCGATCAGGACCTCGACGACGAAGACCTCTGGTGGGACACGCTCGACGACGACCCCGAGGAGATCGGGGCCGTGCGTGACCTGGACCTCGTCGACGAGGAACGCTGGCCGGAGGCGCTGACCATGCTCGCGCTGGACCCGTCGACTCGTGCGCTGCTCGCCGACCGCGCCGGGTACACCGCTTGGTGGCTGCGCCACAACGCCGAGATCGACGGTCAGGTGCTGGGCCTGCTCCGCGACCCCGAGGACGAGACCTTCGCCGGACTGCTCGACCCGGTCGACCACCCGGAATCCTCCGCGTTCGCGGCGGCACTGGCGCCGGCGACGGTCGACTCACCCGAACTCGCCCAGCTGCTGCTGGACCGACTGGCCGACCCCGAGCGCCACCCGACACCGGCGGTGATCGCGCGGGCCCACAGCCTGCTCGCCGCCGCCGCGCACCTCCTCGACCTCGAGGAGCTCCGCCTGCCCGACTACGTGCGCGGCGTCACCGGCGCCCTCGTCGACCCCGGCGACGCCCTGGTGCTGGACGCGCCGTGGCTCGCCGCCGCCGTGCCGCGCGACCGTCTGGTGGTCGGGCACCTGGGCACCGCCGCCGCGCTCGCCGATCTGCTGGACGTCGCCGTCGCCTCCACCGCCATCCGCGGCGCCGTGACCAGCTCCGGCCGCGATTCCTCGTGGGATCGCGAGCCCGCCGCCGTCCTCGCTTTCGCAACCCTCGGCCGGGAACTGCCGCACGGACCCGTCGTCGTCCATCACCGGCTCACGGTGAAACTCACCGGAGGCGTGGACACGGAAATCGCGGTCCCGTGGTGGGTGGACGACACCGGGGCCACCCACTGCTCCGAGTCGTGGGCCGACGGCACGTGGGGCGCCGCCGGTGTCGATTGACCAGAGCATCCTCGACAGCGCGGTCGAAGATCGCACACCGTGGTTGATCGACGTCGTCACCGTCGTCACCAACAGCGGGGGAACGGTCGCGGCCTGGATCGTGTCGATCGTCCTGACGATCACCCTGCTGCTGCAGGGCCGCCGCCGCGAAGCCGTGCTCGTGGCCGGAGCGATGCTGTCGGGACTGGCCGCGATGACGACGCTCAAGAATCTGTTCGAGAGGCAGCGGCCCCCGCTCCCGGATCGGCTCGTCGAGATCTCGTCGTTCTCGTTCCCGTCGGGGCACGCGATGATGACGGCGATCCTCGCGACCGTGCTCGTCGCCGTGACCCTCCGGATCGTGCTGGTGCGGCGGCCGCGAATCGCGATGCTCGTCCTGCTGATCCTGTACACACTGGCGGTCGGGCTCTCGCGCGTCTACCTCGCGGCGCACTGGATGACCGACGTCCTCGCCGGGTGGGCATTCGGCTTCCTGTGGGCGGCCTTCTGGATCCTGCTGACCCGCACCCTGCCCCGCCACGCGGCAACCTCGAGCTAGAGCAGTCCCTGCTGCACCACTAGAGCAGTCCCTGCTGTGCCCCGCGACTGCCGCGCCGCGCCGCCCGGCGCTGCGCTGCGAACAATCCGTACCCGAGGAATCCGACGACGACCCCCGCTATACACGTCGGCAGCGCATCCGACCACCGGTCGCCCGTGACGATCACCACGACCATCGCGACCGCCCACGCCAGGGTTCCCAGTATCAGCGCAGGTCGTGGGTCGGCCAGGCGCCGGGCGAGCGGGGGACGGTCTGCGGCAGGGTTCACCAAACGAACGCTACCCTCGCCGCGGTGCCCTAATCTCCAAGGGCGACGCGCGAACGATGGCGATGGGGATTGAGAACTATGGGTGCTCCGAAACTGCTCGACAACTATTTCAAGATCACCGAGCGTGGTTCGACGGTAGGCACGGAAATCCGCGGCGGCGTCGTGACCTTCGTCGCGATGGCGTACATCGTGGTCCTCAACCCGCTGATCCTCGGCAGTTTCTCCGCCGAGGACGCCGTCGCGAAGACCGACGTCCTCGGCAACATCCTCCCCGTCAACGAGGTGGCCGCCGTCACAGCCCTGGTGGCCGGGCTGATGAGCATCGTGTTCGGCATCGTCGCCAACTATCCCTTCGCGATCGCGGCGGGCCTCGGAATCAACAGCCTCCTCGCCGTCACGATCGCACCTCAGGTCACCTGGCCCGAGGCGATGGGTCTCGTGGTGATCGACGGCATCATCATCGTCGTGTTGGCGCTCACCGGTTTCCGGACGGCTGTCTTCAATGCCATTCCGGCCGAGCTCAAATCCGCCATCGCCGCCGGTATCGGCATGTTCATCGCGTTCATCGGCCTCGTCGATGCCGGGTTCGTGCGGCGCATCCCGGACGCCGCGGGCACCACCGTCCCCGTGGGCCTGGGTATCAACGGATCGATCTCCTCCTGGCCGACCGTGACGTTCGTGTTCGGCGTACTGCTGATGGGTGTCCTGGTGGTGCGCAAGGTGCGCGGCGGACTGCTGATCGGCATCGTCGTCACCACCGTGCTGGCTGCGATCATCGAGGCCGTCGCCGGCGTCGGACCGTCGCTGGGGGTGAACCCGCACGGGTGGAACCTCAGCGTTCCCACAGCTCCCGATGTGCTGGTGGAACTTCCGGACCTCAGCCTCGTCGGCGACGTCAGCATCTTCGGG
It includes:
- a CDS encoding DUF2530 domain-containing protein, with protein sequence MNPAADRPPLARRLADPRPALILGTLAWAVAMVVVIVTGDRWSDALPTCIAGVVVGFLGYGLFAAQRRAARRGSRGAQQGLL
- a CDS encoding phosphatase PAP2 family protein — protein: MSIDQSILDSAVEDRTPWLIDVVTVVTNSGGTVAAWIVSIVLTITLLLQGRRREAVLVAGAMLSGLAAMTTLKNLFERQRPPLPDRLVEISSFSFPSGHAMMTAILATVLVAVTLRIVLVRRPRIAMLVLLILYTLAVGLSRVYLAAHWMTDVLAGWAFGFLWAAFWILLTRTLPRHAATSS
- a CDS encoding NCS2 family permease — protein: MGAPKLLDNYFKITERGSTVGTEIRGGVVTFVAMAYIVVLNPLILGSFSAEDAVAKTDVLGNILPVNEVAAVTALVAGLMSIVFGIVANYPFAIAAGLGINSLLAVTIAPQVTWPEAMGLVVIDGIIIVVLALTGFRTAVFNAIPAELKSAIAAGIGMFIAFIGLVDAGFVRRIPDAAGTTVPVGLGINGSISSWPTVTFVFGVLLMGVLVVRKVRGGLLIGIVVTTVLAAIIEAVAGVGPSLGVNPHGWNLSVPTAPDVLVELPDLSLVGDVSIFGAFTRIGVLAASLLVFTLVLANFFDAMGTMTGLGKEAGLTDEDGNLPNVGRALVVEGTGAIVGGGASASSNTVFVESASGIAEGARTGLANVVTGLLFLAAMFLTPLYSVVPIEAAAPALVVVGAMMIGQVRDIDFTRFSIALPAFLTIAVMPFTYSIANGIGVGFVSWVVLNAASGGIKKIHPLMWVVAILFVAYFAVEPITDAVT